The DNA sequence CATAAAGCAAAGGCCCGACGCGTCGGGCAACCAAGCGGGGCCAAGAAGCGTTATTACACGCTTCCAACGTCATGAAGCCGCCGCCTTTTATGCGGACAATCGCTGCGATGAAGGAGAACAGAATGAACGACCTCACCACCGGCGAAACGGCCACTGCAAGCGCACCTGAAAACGGGATGACGCGGCGTGGCGTGCTGACGGCATTTTCCATGGCCGCGGTCATGGCGGGCCTGTCGCCGCTTGACGCTTTTGCCCAGGCAGCCGGCAATGGCGCAACCGCGCAGAAAATCGCCAATCACTTCTCGTCGGTCAAAACCATGATGGGCGAATTTGTGCAGTTTGGCCCGCGCGGCGAACAGACCGGCGGCAAATTTTACATCGAACGGCCGGGCAAGCTTCGCTTCAATTATGAAGACCCCTCGCCCATGCGGGTCATCGCCGATGGCAAGAATGTCGTTATCGGCAACATGAAGCTGAAGACCTGGGATCTTTATCCGCTGTCCAAGACCCCTCTCAGCCTGCTTCTGTCCGACAAGATCGATCTCGGTAACCAGAAGGTCCGGAACGTGAAGGAAGAATCGGACCTGACCACCATCGTTTTGGGCGACAAGAGCATCTTCGGCGATTCCACCATCACCCTGATGTTCGACCCGAAAACCTTCGATCTACGGCAATGGACGACGACCGACGCGCAGAACAAGGACACCACCGTCATGATCTTCAACGTGCAGACGGGCGTGAACCTCGATGAGCGCGTCTTCAGCATCAACTATGAGGAAGTGCGCAAGCGCGGCTGAGCACCCTCTCTTTTTGAAAAACGGTTCGAAGGCGGCCTTGCGGTCGCCTTTTTCATTTTGCCGCTAAAATACATTCCCGTTTTCATCGCGATGTTATAAGCCTGCGCCCCGGAAACATGTCTCGAAACAACGGAGTTCGGGGCAGCAAACGCGGAGCACATGCATGTCGTTTTCGATAACCACCTGGAACATCAACTCTGTCAGGCTGAGAATGCCGATCGTTGAGCAGTTTCTGGTGCGTTACAAACCCGACATTCTATGTCTGCAGGAAACGAAATGCCCGAATGGCGAGTTTCCGATGAAACCGCTGAAGGCACTGGGTTACGAGCACGTCATCATCCACGGCCAGAAGGGCTATCATGGTGTGGCGATCGCCTCGAAAATTCCGCTGACCGAAGATCACCGACAGGACTATTGCGGTATTGGCGATGCACGTCACATCTCCGCGATTTTTCAGGTCGGATCTCGCCGCGTGCGGCTGCATAATTTCTACGTTCCAGCCGGTGGCGACGAGCCGGATCGGTCGATCAATCCGAAATTCGGCCACAAACTCGATTTCATTGAGGAAATGAAGGCGCTGCGCGCCGATGGCGTACCCGGCACTTCGTCCATCCTTGTCGGCGATCTCAACATCGCGCCATTTGAAAACGACGTTTGGTCACACAAACAACTTCTTAAGATCGTCAGCCACACGCCTGTCGAAACCGAAGGCATGCTTGATATCATGAAGCAGGGCAACTGGCTTGATCTGATGCGCCTGAACGTGCCGGAGACGGAAAAGATCTATACGTGGTGGAGCTACCGCGCCAAGGATTGGGAGGCGGCCAATCGTGGCCGGCGTCTCGATCATATCTGGTCGTCGCAGGATCTCGGCGCTTCGCTGGAAAAAATCGACATATTGCAGGAGGCCCGCGGCTGGAACCGGCCATCGGACCACGTTCCGGTTACAGCCCATTTCCGGTTCTGAAGCAGCGTTTTCCAGGCAGCCTCAAACGAAGCGGTTCTGTAAACGGGCCGCACCCGCCGCGAGCGCGGCGATATTGTCACGGATGCGTGCCGACACGATATCGGCAACTTCCGGAAACTCCTCCACCAGCCGGTGAAAGAGGATGCGCGTTATCCGGATGACTTCGGAATCCTCCGCCGCAACGGCGGTGAATTTCCTTTCGCAGAGGGTGAAAAGGGCAAGTTCCGAAAGCAGCGCTCCCTTTCCGGGTGTCGCCTGCAGTTCGGGTTTTCCATCCCGCCCCGCCGTAAAGAGCTCGAAATGGCCTGATGTCACCGCGAAGGCGCATTCCGCCGGCGAATGCTCCCGGAACAATGTCTGGCCCGCCGATACCCGACGGCGTTCCGCACCGAAGGCGATGAGCCGCAACTGGTCGTCGCTGAACCCCGCAAACAACGGCACTTGCCCCAGCAGCATGATATCATCCGTCAAGGCCATGTCGTTCGTTACTCCGGAAAACCGCCTGCATCACTATAGCGGTTTTCCAATATCGGCCTTCAAAATACAAGACGTTAGAGCGCCGTGCGATTTTTCAGATGCACCCGGCAGGCTCTTAGCCATCAGATCCCTGTTCAGGGAACGATCTTGTAGCCACCATTCTCGGTGACCAGAATCTCGGCATTGGAAGGATCCCGCTCGATCTTCTGACGCAGACGATACACATGTGTTTCGAGCGTGTGCGTCGTTACACCGGAATTATAACCCCAGACCTCTTCCAGCAGAACGTCGCGGGTAACCACGGCGCTGCCGGCGCGGTAGAGATAACGGATGATCGCCGCTTCCTTTTCCGTCAACCGGATTTTCTTGCCGTCTTCGGTCGTTAGCAGCTTCTGGCTGGGCTTGAACTGATAGGGGCCAACGGTGAAAACCGCATCCTCACTCTGTTCATATTGACGCAGCTGCGCCCGGATGCGCGCCAGAAGCACCGCGAAGCGGAACGGCTTCGTCACATAATCATTGGCGCCCGCTTCAAGCCCGAGGATCGTGTCGGAATCGGTGTCATGGCCGGTCAGCATGATGATCGGCGCTTTGAAGCCGCCCTTGCGCAACAGCTTCACGGCCTCTCGGCCGTCCATGTCCGGAAGGCCGACATCCATGATGAGGAGGTCAACCTGGGCGGTCTTGGCGGTCTGCATCGCCTGCGCGGCATTTGCACCGCTCAACAGTGAGAATTCCTCATAGGGAGACAATTGCTCGGTCAGCGTCTCCCGAAGATCGTCGTCATCGTCCACCAGAAGGATAGTGCGAGCCGTCATTCGGATTCTCAGCCTTTCTTACTTTAGCGCCTCGGCTCAAAAAATCGGACTCGATTTTAGGGAAGCACGATGCCTAGTTTAAAAGAGTTAGAGCGTTCGCCGTGCATCGATAATAATGCGCGGCGCTCTAATTATCAGCCAATTCAGCGGTTTGCCGGTAAAAGGTCAACCCATTGCCATGATATAACGAAGTGCTATGACTTCACGTTAAATAACCTGCAAAGCAAAATCTCGTGAAAAACATGAGCAAACCCTCACCAAGACAACGTAAACG is a window from the Agrobacterium tumefaciens genome containing:
- a CDS encoding exodeoxyribonuclease III codes for the protein MSFSITTWNINSVRLRMPIVEQFLVRYKPDILCLQETKCPNGEFPMKPLKALGYEHVIIHGQKGYHGVAIASKIPLTEDHRQDYCGIGDARHISAIFQVGSRRVRLHNFYVPAGGDEPDRSINPKFGHKLDFIEEMKALRADGVPGTSSILVGDLNIAPFENDVWSHKQLLKIVSHTPVETEGMLDIMKQGNWLDLMRLNVPETEKIYTWWSYRAKDWEAANRGRRLDHIWSSQDLGASLEKIDILQEARGWNRPSDHVPVTAHFRF
- a CDS encoding cyclic nucleotide-binding domain-containing protein; amino-acid sequence: MALTDDIMLLGQVPLFAGFSDDQLRLIAFGAERRRVSAGQTLFREHSPAECAFAVTSGHFELFTAGRDGKPELQATPGKGALLSELALFTLCERKFTAVAAEDSEVIRITRILFHRLVEEFPEVADIVSARIRDNIAALAAGAARLQNRFV
- a CDS encoding outer membrane lipoprotein carrier protein LolA, which codes for MKPPPFMRTIAAMKENRMNDLTTGETATASAPENGMTRRGVLTAFSMAAVMAGLSPLDAFAQAAGNGATAQKIANHFSSVKTMMGEFVQFGPRGEQTGGKFYIERPGKLRFNYEDPSPMRVIADGKNVVIGNMKLKTWDLYPLSKTPLSLLLSDKIDLGNQKVRNVKEESDLTTIVLGDKSIFGDSTITLMFDPKTFDLRQWTTTDAQNKDTTVMIFNVQTGVNLDERVFSINYEEVRKRG
- a CDS encoding response regulator transcription factor, coding for MTARTILLVDDDDDLRETLTEQLSPYEEFSLLSGANAAQAMQTAKTAQVDLLIMDVGLPDMDGREAVKLLRKGGFKAPIIMLTGHDTDSDTILGLEAGANDYVTKPFRFAVLLARIRAQLRQYEQSEDAVFTVGPYQFKPSQKLLTTEDGKKIRLTEKEAAIIRYLYRAGSAVVTRDVLLEEVWGYNSGVTTHTLETHVYRLRQKIERDPSNAEILVTENGGYKIVP